Genomic window (Ictalurus punctatus breed USDA103 chromosome 16, Coco_2.0, whole genome shotgun sequence):
TCTTGTGCTCTATAGATAATAGAAGCAATTAGAATGTGTGCATAAATCATGTGTTACATTTGCACTTCAAGTGCCTTCCCTTTGAGCACTAAATTTGTCCTGCATCTGTAAGTGCTTCCTAACTAAAACCTTAATGGAACTGTAGCgcaacatttttttgttgtacaAAAATTAATTAGAACTATGTTTTGGTCAGGGCTGTGATCGAAACGATCTTTAAGTGGCCGTGTGAGTGTGGGCAGAAGTATGGAGGCTCCGCTTGTCTGCCTCGATGAGGAGTTCGAGGATCTCCGGCCGTGCAAGATGGAGGAGCTGGAACCGGAACTGGCACCTCACCGACCTTACGGGACAATTCCTCTGGCTCCGCTGTGCCGGGAGGACTTCTCCGAATTGGAGAACTTCTCAGAGATGATGAGTTTCAAGTCCATGGAGGACCTGGTGAACGAGTTCGACGAGAAGCTGAACGTGTGCTTCCACAACTACAACACCAAGACAGAGGGATTGGCTCCGGTACGCAATCAGTCGCATgcagaggaggatgaggagcgACTGCAGGATGAAGAGTGAGTGTGTTTTTTCACTCTCtaatatagatttatatatGGCATGAATTTTTCATATAAGATTTTACTCATAGTAATAACATAATATTAAGTCAATATTCACAAActgtatgaaaatatatataaatactccAGAGCACTGAATcttgtgaaaatatcttgaatatagtcaaatttatttagtatttcttGTTagaagattacaataaaccgaATATAAGATCTTTAAACCTATTTTTaagacaaatttttttttttttttttttttttttttttactcatttcaaggtagttttcttattctattggtagataattttgcttctttctagaaataaatgcttaaaatgagcaaaattgtCTGCCAATAGAGCAAGACTAtatcaagcttgaaatgagtataaatggcttgaaataggtttaataattttctatttggtttattgtaatcttataacaggaaatactagataaatttgactatatatttccacttgctaagatgtcattcTTTGCAGTGTATGAGCTCATATGTGATGTCAATGTATCTGTCAAACTACATGGAAATGCAGTACATGACCAGTGCTATTCGATCCAAACTCACAGAGGGAAAATTCGAATATATATCAATGCAGTCTATCAATAACAGCATCAGTGAAAACTGATAAGATTGCTGTTTTCTGAATTACAGTTTGTCAGCAAAAAAATCTATCAAATGATAGATTAACTCTTATTTTCTCATAGTACAGCATGCTTCCGAAGCACTACTGTATCAACAGAGATGCTTACTACACAGCATCTTGTTTCTCTATTTAGCCAAGTGATTGATTCTTAGTTGTTACCTCTCAGTAATCTCATCCTAGTTTATAGACTTTTCAGAGCTTCCACCATATGTTCGTGTCAGTGGGAATTGCAGTTGTTATGCACAGAAGTCTTGTTTGAAGGCTTATTGAGCTCTGAGTCAGTTTTTGGCCCGCATGTAGCGGTTTTAGTCGGAGGCTCCTGCTGTGATGTGTTGTTCTTCCCCGTGGCTCCTGTTCTTGGCCTGAATCAGTCACACACAAATCTGTGCCTGTTTACAGAATTCAGCACGAAACACGCCCTTTATCTAGACTAACGCCGTGTTTAAAACCACACATTACTCACTAGTCACTAAATTGCAGAATCAGGATCACGATGGAGGAAATGAATATAGGCAGGCCTCGGAACAGACATCACACCTCTTCCCAcctacacacaaaaacacccTAATCGCTTTCCTTCATAACTACACACTCTGTTCATATCATGGGCCTGTATGAAAGTATGTGCACAGTCTTATTTTACATATATCAATTTTGCAAACCTTTTATTAGATGCTTGATCAGCAATCCTAATTCAAACACTTgctatactgtactgtaagcCTCCTGAAATTTTAATCTTATGTAGCACAGTGTAGCAGTTATgtgttaaatgtttatgtattaaAGTTTTTTAGTTAATTAGTAGCATGCTTTTGAATACATCAACACACAAAAGATATTAGTCAACACAGTGCGCACAAAGCTGTTTTGTTTATGATTATGGGCTGTTTAGATTTGAGTATTTAACACATCTTTTTGAAGACATTACATATACAACATTTGTGGTTATATGCAAACTTTAATATGAACCAAATAAGGACATATATTTAGGGAACAAATCTACTGAGATGATGACTGACCTAAAATATTCCAGCAGCATTTTAATGGATCGATTTATGTCAGGACAAACTAGCCCACTAATGTACATCTACAGGCGTGTCTGGTCAGTTGGTGCTCAGTGGGAACACAGCAGGCCATTACTATACCTCCTAtccacgcacatgcacacacttttaTTCAATTAGTCACATCTATGCACATGACTGAAATGATTTGCTAAATTTTGAACAGTATGGGTTCAAATTATGAACAGTATGGGTATTTGGATATGCCAAAGGTTGAGGAGGTGCTTtcaagctacctctctccattgatGGCAGGGAATTTaagggggccggctttgccatcgaattgtaaggccacctcagcgttggttggcaaagcctatgcagcagcgggtcttgcttgtgggtcactgcatagaATGGCGTTGTTGCAGGCCTAGCAAGCAGACATGCAGAATGAGCTTGAAAGTGGGGAGAgaattgggcccgaggcagtggTGGAGCTTCACCATTTTGTCTCTTCGGGCGACCAAGCAAACAGCCCGTCATATCGGCCATTCAATGGATATATTTGTTGCAgcggagaggcacctatggcttaACCTCTCAGGAATGTAGGATAAGGATGAGGTCTCCCTTCTGGATGCCCCTGTTGAACTTTCTGGCCTGTTCGGTGACATGGTTAACGCCATCCCCTACAGGTTTCATGAGGCTAAACAGTAAACagcagcattcagccagttgCTTCCCTGTTCAGCAGTTCAGAGTTCACCAGCAcgagtgcgagggaggcacattAGGCGAGTGTGGAGGCCCGCCTCCCCCGTCGAAAGCCAGGGGGACTTGCCggccacagtcacagcctgctagtaggcctgatctaagaatgatcattaATGCCAAGCACGCAAAGAAAGTGTGGTCCTGATGGGCTGTGGGAGgaggtatcaggggacatgaggttgttagggcagttagcccccagtattaTTGTAACCCCTAGCCAATATCATAacaagttttcagttttctctggtcagcaagctctcacagggcaatgaaaatctgatgctttccctccatcaGAATGTGGtaaagttaacgtcactaaaagaccatctggtaGTGTGGAAActcactcagcacagtagtCAGAACAGAGCAGAGACCAACATTAGTGCAGAAattaagatccctcttggataAAGGGGCCATAGAATATGTGCCCCTttctctgagggagggaggttttgagggagggaggtttttacagatATTATTTCCTGGTCCCCATAAAAGATTGGAGTATGCAGCCATCTGAAGTgcactctttggacatacaggttcaagatgttgacacaaacttattgttccacagattcagttcgaggactggttttTGATGATAGATCTTAAacatgcatatttccacatagatatattgcccagtcacaggaagttccagAGGTTCGCATTTGGAGGCAATGCATACCAATATCAGGTTCATCCCTTTCATCTAGCCTTAtaccctcgcaccttcacaaagtgcatggatgccactctggctcccttgcgactccagggaatcagtgtactaaactacctggataactggtagcatgatccagggagtTGGcgattcaacattgagatgttgttcttgcccacatgtgGAGCTTGTAGCTCAGGTTGAGCCCCAAGAAAAACATGCTTTTTTCCAGTGCAGAGAAcgacttttctaggggttatatgggattctactatgatgagggcgtaTCTTTCCCCAACacgcatagggtcaatcctatcaacattgagcaagataaaacATCTTCTCCTGTCTCTACAAGAGACTGTTgaggcttatggcagcagcagccaatgtcatagcTTTGGGCCTATTCTGCACAATTTCAGTAGTGGCTGAAAatgatgcctacgtgctctgagaatttggaggtgtccctaGTTTCTAGCATCAtatcacactctaggggcatcttCTTAtcacaagatggtaatgacagatgcctccctcatgggctggggtgcagtcttagatGACTGATCAGTTCAcagtctctggagtggccctcgtctagagtggcatataaattgcctagaaatgcaggccgtattcctagcaatgaaattctttcttcctcagttgagaggacACCCTGTGTTAGTGACTGACAGACaatacagcggtggtctcatatatcaaccatcagggagggttacgtttgcgccccctgttcaggcaggtgcaattAATTCTTCTcggggcagagggaaagtttttgtcctTGAGTGCAATGTAAGTTCCGGGCAACCAGTGGCAGACATCCTATCGaagcaggggctgaggcctggggattggaggctccatccacaagtggtgtaGTCCATATGGCAAaggtggatgtgttcacctccaaggagacaacacactgcctggTATGGTTCACCCTCAGTCCTCCCGCACCATTAGGGTTGGATTCCATGGTACACACATGGCCCAGGTCACGTCTgttctgctcccacaagttctagcaataGTTCGCCAAGAtcgtctacgtctgctgctagtagcaccttattggccagctccaATATGGTTCTTGGAGATAATAGCCATGCTAGacggcactccctgggagattcccattcacagggatctactgtctcaagccagagggttgatttatcacaactttttgttttgtggtgtAAGGAACGTTAGTTACACCAagtaaactgtgcaatagctaaaGTCCTTGAGTTCTTACAGggctgtttctcagcagggttggctccctCTACAATTAGGGtttacatggccgccattttggccagccatgccccaatttatggagcctctgtggggaaAGATCCtctaacattgaggtttatacatggtgtcagatggctgaggcctACCTGCAtaccacacataccttcctgggacctttctatggtcctggaaggtctgtcaggtgccccatttgagcaaTTGGAGTCaacctcagagaagcttctgactctaaaggtagctcttctgttggtcctgacatctctcaagtgagtaggataTTTACAAGCTCTCtttgttgccccttcctgccttgactttgccatGGGTTGAGCCAAGGCCTTtctatatcctaggccagattatattcctaaactgcctatgtctgctgcccaACCAGTAGTGCTTGCAGGCTTTCTGGTCCAAGAAAAATTgtacctactgtgtccagtaagggatttctgtacttatgtccaccactccagccagtggcataagtcagagcagttgttggtctgctttggcagtgacagtagaCGTAAtactgtgtcaaagcagcacatctctaattggatagtgtaagcaatctctatcacttatgaggcatgcagtctcactgcgcctttgggcataagggctcattccactaggggggttgTCTCCTCAAACGCTTTATCCAAAGTgttacccttacaggatgtgtgtatTGTGGTGGGGCGGTCTGCGCCACACACTTTCTTTCAAtattacagtttggacatgGACTCCATCCCGGGCtaaagtgtcttgcagtgaccctcaggctcgGACCTTTTTGAACAgaccataccctcagtatgatggactGGGTATACTTGTTCCCACagagtgaagctcacgcaacgttgtgttccctttgaaagggaatgtctgggttatgtatgtaaccctgttccctgagaaggttATGAGATGTTGCCTAGCTTTGTGATACTGGAGCATGCCTGTGAATCgtgtcttcacttcagataacaGAGACTGATGACGTGGTTTCCAGGCGCCGTTTTATAATCATGCGACATGCAAAATGCCATGTCACCTCATCATGGCAGGCATATAATtaggcatgatttcacacagacttcagataccggtcacacgtgagggtgcttcccacagcatgaagctcacacaacatcATACAAACATACTTTCATTGAGATATATTTGTGTATTATCGCAGCATTCTTATTTGCTTCTAATTTTCCAGtacattttagattttcaaGCAAAGCTGTAGGGGAAAGAAAATGACCACTGGTACACTGGGTAGAACATTATCTAACAAAGAGCCAACTAAATAATCTGGCACTAACATCAAAGGAAGTGACATTAACTAGCCTAATGTTCAGGATAATTATCTAGCTAGAGATAAGGTGCTTGTTTATAGACCAGTAGTAGTGCATTCATGGCTAATTGGCAAGATGAATATAAATGGATTCGTCTGTTAATAACACTCATAATTATTGTGATTGTAATTTTAATTGTATAGTGAGTCTATAATTGAATCGCGTAAAAAATTATATGATGATCGCTCCAAAACATCCTGAGGTGTAATTTCTCAAATGACCAATAACTTTAGGACATTGAGTCTAGATATATTTCTGGTGGGAAGCTAAGCCAGCTGTGCCTGCTAAATATAGGGGATGGAGTTTGGGGAGTGCGATTTTGTACACTTCACAGTTTAATCATCAACCTTTACTACATATTCTGCATCATGGTTTCAAACTTAAATGCCATATGTTAAATTCCTAAAATAATGCACTAGTATTAGTACTCAGAGTGTGGTTTTGTGGCACACAAGCACAAAGCTTTGTGCAGTTGCTTGAAAACAGAGAGTGAAGATTTGTTTGGTATGGCTGTAGACTAGTCAGCTGCTTTCAGATGCTATGGGCAGACAGTAGATCAGTACCAGTTTGTCCCTTTTGTGATGTCCCAGTTGTCTTTTGTGAGGGTTttatgtgagtgtatgtgattgtgaaTGAGGTCTTGTTCTCTGACTGATTGATCTGCAGTATTGATATGTATGGACTTTGTCATTCAGTCTGTTCAGTGAATGTCGTTGATCAAGGTGATGAATTTAACAAAAAGCATTGTttcttattatttaatataactTTATCATCATCTGATGTGGTCAAGTTCTAAGCCCTATTTCTCTTAAACTAGGCCTAATAGTATACATGTGGtctctgtattgtgtgtttaaagGTGGGCTTGTgtatacaattgtgtgtgtttttgtttgtagtgtgtggGACGCTCTGACTGATAACTATCTGCCATCCTCTGTGTCCAGCTGGGATGGCCCGAATTCAGAGACACTGAATGGCAACCTTTCAGATGATGAGGTAAGTGAGCTATTTCTCTGGTCATTTCTTCTAACAAAGTATCAGATAACTGTAAATGGAAATGcatgttatatactgtatttgtcTGATGGTATTTCTCAAAAATCCTCAAACATCTCTCTGAATACAAAATTATTAACATCATTTGTATTCAAAAGATGTCTCTAAGAAAAGATagcttcttctctctctctctctctctctctctctctctctctctctctctctctctttctcgaaTTGAAACAAAGCCTTGTCCCTTCTTCTACACCAGACTTATTCTGTTCAGACAGATAATAGCAAGCAGCAAAATCACTTTAAGTGCTCCGGGTTTTGTGTCAGCATGATTTCCAGCAGAATGACAgcttgattttttattattacaacgACCAGACAAAATCACATCATTAAAAGCTGAAAAAAGCATAGATGAAAAGTAATTTAGACTGCATATGTCACACATTGAGCACTTAGAAAGCTGTCTGTTTATAACAGTTCAGCAGATTTGAAAAAGACCTTCCATTAGACACCATTCATCAAATGTATGCTAGGCTGTAGCAAAAATGTTCAGCAGCACTCAACATATTAGAGAACATAATAATGGAATAATGTAGAGTCATTTGCCCTTCCACTCTGCCATTTGTCACGTGTGAGGATGACGTTAATACAAGCAGATTTGAGCTGAGCGTTGTCATAACAACCCTGTTTCTAACCTACTTTTTTATAGATACACgaaaaagaggaggaggagatgaaTGAGAAGAATGAAAATGCTAACTGTCTGACTGAAGAACCTCTCATCACAGCTGACCAGGTGAGACACGTCCAACTCCTCGGCCTCCACTAAACACTTCCTGATGATGGATTTATGATGGAAAGCCACCAGCTTGATTTAGGATGGCAGTGTATTTCCAATTGATAGAGCAGCAACTTTATATCAGAATTGCATCACTAATGAAGATGGTTAAGATTAACAACAGCACTTTAGTCTTAACTGTGTGCATTATTCTGATGTACAAAAGTTATTTCTCCTAGCTGAGTAAATTTTAGCAGTCATTCTGGAAAAGCAGCGTAAAGTGGAAATTGTGAAGGAGTGAAAACAGTTAAGTACAGGAAATTAATCTTAAATAAAGGAGTTGATTTAACACATCATGGCTATATTTAGTTACAAATGTGTTGCCATTGGGTCTGTGGCTTTTGTTAAGCTAACTAATATTATATGCATCCTAATGATCATTTTAGAATTTGTACAATTGTTCTGAttgtttttataccacagtgctattgaattctcaaatctgatcagtcagaaggtgtttactAATTTGCTATAACAACATTTATAATTCAAATTTCAGgtcaatattaatatgattattctaatacattattgatTCCATAGTAAGTACTTATAGTATTAACATGGACTGATCTGCATAATCTAAGGCTCATAATAAACTTGTTCTCCTTTAACAAAGACAAATATCTCATTGTTGATCTGGTGAAGTTtgctgtaaggagacatttatttaacatatatggaaggagtctcatgTGTCAGTGATTTGTAACAATCGATAGGTTTTTCGATAGACTCCCACAGGGGAGtcctcaggacagaggactttgtacTTTCCGATTTCTCGGAAATATGACAAGCTTCAAGAGAGAACTATGAgaaaatgactgtttattgtGTAGCTAAACAGTTATAACGTATTTTAATGTGAGCAATAACAGGACCTAACTTTTCTCATATTAAATCAGTCCCTGCAGGATTTTGCGaatttgtgatcacagaaattaacgcaaaatcaagcaaactccacaagagtcagaggagcttgcaatttttcaaaattaccacagatttggtcCAAGACACGTCAAGTGaagtcatcacaacgcacattgtCAATTCACGTGTgtcaaacacgagtacagctaaaatttACCAGCAAACGTTACTGcgaaaaaacatgcaaaactatttagtgcaattgcagtttcgccaattcaagtagttttctcaaaaaaaaaaaaacacaaaaaactgcaaattgcatcaaaatgtttgaaaaaagctgcagaaaattaagcatttttgaccgcaacaatcacaaaaaaaaactccgcacaatcctgtacggactgttgtatgtaactataaatggttaaaaagtatgatgtgtcattcattcaCAAATAATGATtggtaattgttggcaaattgcagtggtataagaggaataaaatattcTTAAAAATTATAACTCCAGGTTGGCAGCTGATTTGTGTCTGGCTGTATCACACCGCCTTTTTGTtcattgttttccaataacagaaaacccccttgtgttttattccctacTTAATCACAATGAATGTTTGCATGTGTCAGTATAACagagtttatttgtttgtttgtttttctttaatctgAACACTTTTATTAGGTGATAGAGGAGATTGTTGAGATGATGGAGAACTCTCCTGACCCGGGCGAgactgaggaagaggaggaggaagaaagcGGAATCTCCTCCCCTAAGACTAATCCCTCTCTCCTGGAGGAGATCCGCATGCTGTCTCAGGctgccaacaacaa
Coding sequences:
- the fez1 gene encoding fasciculation and elongation protein zeta-1 isoform X1 — encoded protein: MEAPLVCLDEEFEDLRPCKMEELEPELAPHRPYGTIPLAPLCREDFSELENFSEMMSFKSMEDLVNEFDEKLNVCFHNYNTKTEGLAPVRNQSHAEEDEERLQDEDVWDALTDNYLPSSVSSWDGPNSETLNGNLSDDEIHEKEEEEMNEKNENANCLTEEPLITADQVIEEIVEMMENSPDPGETEEEEEEESGISSPKTNPSLLEEIRMLSQAANNNNCSYEGLTLMPSSDLLELLGRVEMAVREYSEELVAQLARRDELEFEKEVKNTFITALMEVQNRQKEQRDLSKRRRRDKAMSLQGSGRSEKTGMPMKRFSMEGLSNILQTGIRQTFGNSGMDRQYLNTVIPYEKKGAAPSVEELQMLTKILYAMKEDSEKVPTLLTDYILKVLCPT
- the fez1 gene encoding fasciculation and elongation protein zeta-1 isoform X2, which translates into the protein MEAPLVCLDEEFEDLRPCKMEELEPELAPHRPYGTIPLAPLCREDFSELENFSEMMSFKSMEDLVNEFDEKLNVCFHNYNTKTEGLAPVRNQSHAEEDEERLQDEDWDGPNSETLNGNLSDDEIHEKEEEEMNEKNENANCLTEEPLITADQVIEEIVEMMENSPDPGETEEEEEEESGISSPKTNPSLLEEIRMLSQAANNNNCSYEGLTLMPSSDLLELLGRVEMAVREYSEELVAQLARRDELEFEKEVKNTFITALMEVQNRQKEQRDLSKRRRRDKAMSLQGSGRSEKTGMPMKRFSMEGLSNILQTGIRQTFGNSGMDRQYLNTVIPYEKKGAAPSVEELQMLTKILYAMKEDSEKVPTLLTDYILKVLCPT